One Diospyros lotus cultivar Yz01 chromosome 1, ASM1463336v1, whole genome shotgun sequence genomic window carries:
- the LOC127808316 gene encoding uncharacterized protein LOC127808316 has product MNMDGFHHDVNCDDPVDKNGLEEVNYDDGGHSAEDVFNCDDVRARSGEVEVFNGIDVEKLVHIDVQVGDGAEQPIFLPSSRLSRVSSATSSQVSEVELNQIFASKSKLHQRMSLLALRKNYEYKVVKSTTKVLYMKCKHDQCQWRLRETTLGTSFGWVVRKYVNTHSCLSSIMRRGYCQVKSRVIGSHVKPYYMDVKRIHKPKNIINNVHKEFGLKNPGTIVEIESDSESRFKYLFMAIGACLAGFRSQMRPVIAIDACFLKGKYLGSLFVATCKDGNKNVYAIAWGVGDSENDASWEWFFIKLRSAIGHEIPDLVFVSDRHKSISKTAAKAYRESEFHELFNELERYDPAVDTYLREAGFSRWARAYLDGKRFDIMTTNIAECLNAALADACKLPIQCLMEFNVKYGNSSGIVDLKAKTCICRVFDFDKLPCGHALAAAPSCNIDPYTLSSAYYQTEALLYAYANPIMSVGSQADWIVPNESASINLLPPATRCPCGRRKTCQIPSVDKEKRRVKCGRCGQIGHNRQTCSNPISLDEKKEGSSKGARVDHV; this is encoded by the exons ATGAATATGGATGGTTTTCACCACGATGTTAATTGTGATGATCCTGTGGATAAGAATGGGCTTGAAGAAGTCAATTATGATGATGGTGGACATAGTGCTGAAGATGTTTTTAATTGTGATGATGTAAGAGCAAGGTCTGGAGAAGTAGAAGTTTTCAATGGGATTGATGTTGAAAAATTGGTCCATATCGATGTACAAGTTGGTGATGGCGCTGAGcaacctatttttctcccatctTCGAGATTATCAAGGGTTAGTTCGGCAACATCGTCCCAGGTGTCAGAAGTTGAGTTAAACCaaatttttgcttcaaaatctaaattgcATCAAAGGATGAGTTTGTTGGCATTGAGAAAGAATTATGAATACAAGGTGGTAAAGTCAACTACGAAGGTATTGTACATGAAGTGTAAGCACGATCAGTGTCAATGGCGATTGAGGGAAACAACGCTTGGCACTTCTTTTGGTTGGGTAGTCAGGAAATATGTAAATACTCATTCATGTTTATCTTCAATAATGCGGCGTGGTTATTGCCAAGTGAAGAGCAGAGTAATTGGTTCTCATGTAAAACCCTATTACATGGATGTGAAGCGTATTCATAAGCCTAAGAACATTATCAACAATGTTCACAAGGAATTTGGG TTGAAAAACCCTGGGACGATTGTTGAAATCGAGAGTGACAGTGAGAGCAGATTCAAGTACCTATTTATGGCAATTGGTGCATGTCTTGCCGGATTTCGTAGCCAAATGCGACCCGTAATTGCAATTGATGCTTGCTTTCTGAAGGGTAAATATCTTGGTAGTTTGTTTGTTGCCACATGCAAAGACGGTAACAAAAATGTATATGCTATAGCATGGGGAGTAGGAGATTCCGAGAATGATGCCTCATGGGAATGGTTCTTCATTAAATTGCGATCAGCAATTGGCCATGAGATACCTGATTTGGTATTTGTGTCTGACAGGCATAAAAGTATCAGTAAGACG GCAGCGAAGGCTTATCGAGAATCAGAATTCCATGAATTGTTTAACGAGCTCGAGCGATATGATCCAGCCGTCGACACCTATCTTAGAGAAGCTGGCTTCAGTCGTTGGGCACGTGCCTATTTGGATGGGAAGCGGTTTGATATAATGACGACAAACATTGCAGAATGCCTCAATGCAGCTTTGGCGGATGCATGTAAATTGCCTATTCAATGTTTGATGGA ATTCAATGTCAAATATGGTAACTCCAGTGGCATAGTAGACTTGAAGGCGAAAACTTGCATATGTCGGGTGTTTGATTTCGACAAATTGCCATGTGGACATGCCCTGGCTGCTGCACCTTCATGTAATATTGACCCATACACTTTGTCGTCTGCATACTACCAAACAGAGGCTCTGTTGTATGCCTATGCCAATCCAATTATGTCGGTGGGCAGTCAGGCCGATTGGATCGTACCAAACGAAAGTGCATCTATTAATTTACTACCTCCGGCAACTAGATGCCCATGTGGAAGACGCAAGACATGCCAAATTCCTTCAGTCGATAAAGAGAAGAGGAGGGTAAAATGTGGTCGTTGTGGTCAAATTGGCCACAATCGCCAAACTTGCTCAAATCCAATAAGTCTGGATGAAAAAAAGGAAGGCAGCAGTAAAGGTGCAAGAGTGGATCATGTTTGA